Proteins from one Chlorogloeopsis sp. ULAP01 genomic window:
- a CDS encoding cytochrome ubiquinol oxidase subunit I: MEFLSDTVVLSRMQFALTAIFHILWPVLTTGLAIYLAIVEGIWLKTRNPDYYYHARFWSKLYVLNFGIGVATGIPMEFQFGTNWAPFSEAVGNFFGSVIGFEASWAFMLEAAFLGIMVFGWERVHPIIHFISTILVATGANLSTLWILTANSWMQTPAGGEMVNGKFIVHDYFQAILNPFMAVSVSHMFLGTLETSLFVVGGISAWYILNNRQSAFFSKAFKIALIAAIAVAPLQIYVGHLSGEQVYHYQPSKLAAMEAQWESTPAGQPADWSLVALPNEKAEKNDWEITVPNALGYILEFKKNLSEPVQGLREWQPQDRPHLVGLIYYSFRTMIAIGFFLAGLMLVSTLQWLRGKLSPENIAQQRWLMRAWIFAAPLGYIAVESGWIVRCVGRQPWTVYGLIRTVDSASNVPATNVLTSLIGFATTYTILFIAVLYFGSRIIRIGPRLDLPIPGMETKPAVETTPGQFVPDERPVEAQQ; this comes from the coding sequence ATGGAATTTTTGTCTGATACTGTAGTGCTGTCACGGATGCAGTTTGCACTGACAGCAATATTCCACATTCTTTGGCCTGTACTAACTACAGGCTTGGCAATTTATCTCGCCATTGTTGAGGGAATATGGTTGAAAACCCGCAATCCAGATTACTATTACCATGCTCGTTTTTGGTCAAAACTTTATGTCTTAAATTTCGGTATTGGTGTAGCTACTGGTATCCCAATGGAGTTTCAATTTGGGACAAACTGGGCTCCTTTTTCTGAGGCTGTCGGTAATTTTTTTGGCAGTGTTATTGGGTTTGAGGCTTCTTGGGCATTTATGCTAGAAGCTGCTTTTTTAGGGATTATGGTGTTTGGCTGGGAGCGCGTTCATCCGATCATTCACTTTATCTCTACCATCTTGGTTGCTACTGGTGCCAATCTATCAACTTTGTGGATTTTGACAGCAAATTCGTGGATGCAAACTCCTGCGGGTGGAGAGATGGTAAACGGCAAGTTTATTGTCCACGATTACTTTCAAGCGATTCTCAATCCATTTATGGCGGTGAGCGTGTCCCATATGTTCTTGGGTACACTAGAGACTTCATTGTTTGTAGTTGGTGGGATTAGCGCCTGGTATATCCTTAACAATCGTCAAAGCGCCTTCTTTTCTAAAGCTTTTAAGATTGCCTTAATAGCAGCGATCGCTGTAGCTCCATTGCAGATATATGTAGGACATTTGAGCGGCGAGCAAGTGTATCACTATCAGCCTTCAAAACTGGCAGCAATGGAAGCACAATGGGAAAGCACCCCAGCAGGACAACCAGCAGATTGGAGCCTGGTGGCTCTACCAAATGAAAAAGCTGAAAAAAATGATTGGGAAATTACGGTTCCCAATGCCCTTGGATACATTTTGGAATTTAAGAAAAATCTTTCTGAACCTGTACAAGGACTCAGGGAATGGCAACCCCAGGATAGACCGCACCTTGTTGGTCTAATTTACTACTCCTTCCGTACGATGATTGCCATTGGCTTCTTTTTAGCAGGATTGATGCTTGTCAGCACTTTGCAATGGCTGCGTGGCAAACTTTCTCCAGAAAACATTGCCCAGCAGCGTTGGTTGATGCGTGCTTGGATTTTTGCTGCTCCCCTGGGATATATTGCTGTCGAGTCAGGCTGGATTGTGCGCTGTGTAGGACGACAACCGTGGACTGTTTACGGACTGATCCGCACAGTTGATTCCGCCTCCAATGTACCTGCGACTAATGTCTTAACTTCTTTAATTGGGTTTGCAACTACCTACACAATTTTATTTATAGCTGTCTTGTACTTTGGTAGCCGTATTATCCGTATCGGGCCAAGATTAGACTTGCCAATACCGGGAATGGAAACTAAACCCGCAGTAGAAACAACTCCAGGGCAATTTGTTCCCGATGAGCGTCCCGTAGAAGCACAGCAATAG
- a CDS encoding sulfite exporter TauE/SafE family protein, which translates to MDLILGIVLAICIGISLGLIGSGGSVLAVPLLIYILGVPPKSAIAMSLVIVGAVSLIGVIPHWQQGNVNLKIAALFSPTAMLGAYIGARIASLPIISPTFQLISFAIAMVVAAILMIRNNSNELDNSDRHKNYQWLAIPVEGLGVGILTGFVGIGGGFLIIPALVLLGKVPFKEALGTSLIVIALKSVTGFAGYFGRVFIDFNLMMYFTIAASVGTITGAYLTKFTQSKQLKTGFGFFMIAVAIFIVMKEYLFGLT; encoded by the coding sequence ATGGACTTAATTTTAGGAATTGTTCTGGCAATTTGTATTGGTATTAGCCTGGGATTAATTGGAAGTGGCGGATCAGTTTTGGCAGTACCACTTTTAATTTACATACTAGGTGTACCGCCAAAATCAGCGATAGCGATGAGTTTAGTTATTGTCGGTGCTGTAAGTTTAATTGGTGTTATTCCTCATTGGCAACAAGGTAATGTAAATCTGAAAATTGCCGCCTTATTTTCTCCTACTGCCATGTTAGGTGCTTACATAGGTGCCAGAATTGCCTCACTGCCAATTATTTCTCCTACATTTCAGCTAATTTCTTTTGCGATCGCGATGGTAGTAGCTGCTATTTTGATGATTCGCAACAATAGTAACGAATTAGATAATAGCGATCGCCACAAAAACTATCAGTGGTTGGCAATACCAGTCGAAGGATTAGGGGTAGGAATTCTGACTGGATTTGTTGGTATTGGGGGCGGTTTTTTGATTATTCCGGCGTTAGTCTTACTAGGTAAAGTACCATTTAAAGAAGCTTTAGGCACATCATTAATAGTTATTGCCTTAAAGTCGGTGACAGGATTTGCTGGCTACTTTGGTCGCGTGTTCATTGATTTTAACTTGATGATGTACTTTACTATTGCTGCCAGTGTAGGCACAATTACTGGTGCTTATTTGACAAAATTTACCCAGTCCAAGCAACTAAAAACTGGTTTTGGTTTTTTTATGATTGCTGTAGCGATATTTATCGTCATGAAAGAATATCTTTTCGGTTTGACGTGA
- a CDS encoding AAC(3) family N-acetyltransferase, with protein sequence MSELEIILSTPSPRTRASLLRDLRQLGLAEGMTVMVHSSLSSLGWVCGGAVTVTEALMDVVTTTGTLVMPTHSASYSDPANWQAPPVPAEWWPIIRETMPAFDPQVTPTRGMSEIVEVFRTWPDVLRSSHPAVSFAAWGQHAKAMIADHSLNDSLGEGSPLARLYDLNGWVLLLGVGYDSSTCFHLAEYRINRAKRVTKGAAILEAGQRVWKLYTDIEFEDDCFVEMGTAFEQAGHVKVSKVGSATARLFPVRSAVDFAKNWLTNQTTVSLTPEEAFP encoded by the coding sequence ATGAGTGAACTGGAAATAATTTTAAGCACACCATCACCTCGCACTCGTGCCTCACTGTTAAGGGATTTACGTCAACTTGGATTGGCAGAGGGTATGACAGTAATGGTGCACTCTTCCCTCAGTTCACTTGGATGGGTTTGTGGTGGTGCTGTTACAGTGACTGAGGCGCTGATGGATGTCGTCACAACGACAGGAACTTTGGTAATGCCCACCCATTCTGCCAGTTATTCCGATCCGGCCAATTGGCAAGCACCACCAGTTCCAGCTGAGTGGTGGCCAATTATACGAGAAACGATGCCAGCTTTTGACCCCCAGGTAACTCCCACACGAGGCATGAGTGAGATTGTAGAAGTTTTCAGAACCTGGCCTGATGTGCTGCGGAGTTCTCATCCTGCGGTTTCATTTGCCGCTTGGGGGCAGCACGCTAAAGCCATGATCGCGGATCACTCTCTAAACGACTCTCTTGGAGAGGGTTCTCCTCTAGCTCGCCTCTACGACTTGAACGGTTGGGTGCTGTTATTGGGAGTTGGCTATGATAGTTCCACCTGCTTTCATCTCGCCGAGTACCGCATCAATAGAGCAAAACGAGTTACCAAGGGGGCTGCTATTTTGGAGGCAGGACAGAGAGTGTGGAAACTTTACACAGATATTGAGTTTGAAGACGACTGTTTTGTTGAGATGGGTACAGCTTTTGAACAAGCAGGTCACGTCAAAGTCTCGAAAGTTGGTTCTGCTACTGCCAGGCTATTTCCGGTTAGATCTGCTGTTGACTTTGCCAAGAATTGGTTGACAAATCAGACGACGGTTTCTCTTACGCCAGAAGAGGCATTTCCGTAA
- a CDS encoding PAS domain-containing protein, with translation MSALPIDRERARLAVLRQYQILDTEPEATFDNLVQLAVLICGTSIACINFIDEHRQWLKAKVGWNFTELSREIGMCSACIQQHDVLIVSDTLAEPQWRKNSIVASPFNVRFYAGVPLFAPEGQAIATLCVMDREPRQLNPQQVSALQALGRQVMTQLEMRRDVISLQQVEEQHQLAEARLRHLLSASPAVIYSCQPSGDFSATFISDNVSSILGYNHREFTENTSFWVEHIHPEDAASVLANLATLFEQGHHTHEYRFQHQDGSYRWVRDEMTLVRDSFGEPLEIVGYWINISDRKQTEQALQASEARLRLAMEVAGMGTWDWNLLTQRLSWSANLEQLFEMEVGSFDGRSETFIKLLHPQDRDRVLDAIIRAIEEKEDSYLDLEFRFVLPNGKIRWAATKGHVICDTTGKPIQIAGIDLDITKPKQAELALRESERRYATLAQAVPVGIFRTDAQGSFVYVNERWREITGLSFQDALGEDWILALHPDDQERVASGWYQWVNTVSLDATCLLPFQSEYRFQRDDGAVFWVFGQAVAERENGCKITGFVGTITDITERKQAEAGLLKSEERLQLVIDAINDAIWDWDIVYNNCFCSKRFYQFLGLPPKEEQRHFYEFFYQLVHLQDRERFAELLYQHLELNQPCQMEVRLRQINGSYNWFLIRGKAIRDARGHPLRMLGALSDISERKRAEEELRHQNQRSQLLAEITLKIRQSLRTEEILQTTVTEIQKLLNSDRVLIFQLGRDGWGTVVQEAVVPDCSSILAQKLVEQCFYEDYQEAYRQGRIHVVPNIATANLHPCHREFLENLSVKAHIVVPIIVRDTLWGLLIAQQCVEPRDWNRFEIDLLQQLANQIGIALSQAQLLEQEVRQREELARSNTELEQFAYVASHDLQEPLRMVTSYLQLLERKYKSKLDSKADEFIAYAVDGASRMQILINDLLRFSRISTRAQPFETINCNLILEQAIANLKVAIAESGAIITHTEALPQVIADATQLTQLFQNLINNAIKFKSELTPQIEIGVTRVEGRGQEVEDRGQEAVAMKQVSSPKMKEVFSPTPLNPYTPIPSPPLPHSSSSLPEWLFWVRDNGIGIEAQYRDRIFVIFQRLHARGKYPGTGIGLAICKKIVERHGGRIWVESEVGQGATFYFTIPDRIGTTS, from the coding sequence ATGTCAGCTCTACCAATTGATCGGGAAAGGGCAAGGCTAGCAGTGCTCCGTCAATATCAAATACTTGATACTGAACCCGAAGCAACTTTTGACAATCTTGTCCAGTTAGCAGTCCTCATTTGTGGCACCTCAATAGCTTGTATCAATTTTATTGATGAACATCGTCAATGGTTGAAAGCAAAGGTTGGTTGGAATTTTACAGAATTATCACGCGAGATTGGGATGTGCTCTGCTTGTATTCAGCAGCATGATGTTTTAATTGTTTCTGATACTTTGGCAGAGCCACAGTGGCGGAAAAACTCAATCGTGGCTTCTCCTTTTAATGTGCGATTTTACGCTGGTGTACCCCTGTTCGCGCCAGAGGGGCAAGCGATCGCTACTCTTTGTGTTATGGATCGAGAACCGCGACAATTGAATCCACAACAGGTGAGTGCATTGCAAGCTTTAGGACGGCAAGTGATGACACAACTGGAAATGCGGCGAGATGTAATTTCGCTGCAACAAGTCGAGGAACAACATCAGCTTGCAGAAGCAAGATTGCGACACTTACTGAGCGCTAGCCCTGCGGTTATATATTCTTGCCAACCGAGTGGAGATTTTTCTGCTACCTTTATTAGTGATAATGTTAGCTCTATTTTGGGCTATAATCACCGTGAATTTACTGAAAATACTAGCTTTTGGGTAGAGCATATCCATCCTGAAGATGCTGCCAGTGTACTTGCAAACTTAGCTACTTTGTTTGAGCAGGGACATCACACCCATGAATATCGTTTTCAGCACCAAGATGGCAGTTATCGCTGGGTTCGGGATGAAATGACTTTAGTCCGAGACAGTTTTGGCGAGCCTTTAGAAATCGTTGGTTACTGGATTAATATTAGTGATCGCAAGCAGACAGAGCAAGCACTACAAGCTAGCGAAGCAAGATTGCGACTGGCAATGGAAGTAGCTGGAATGGGAACTTGGGACTGGAATCTACTGACGCAAAGGTTGAGTTGGTCTGCTAACCTAGAACAGCTATTTGAAATGGAGGTGGGGAGCTTTGACGGGCGCTCTGAAACTTTCATCAAGTTGTTACATCCACAAGACAGAGACAGAGTTTTGGATGCGATCATCCGCGCGATCGAGGAAAAAGAAGATTCTTACCTTGACTTAGAATTTCGCTTTGTCTTACCTAACGGTAAAATTCGTTGGGCTGCGACAAAAGGTCATGTGATCTGCGATACTACAGGTAAACCGATCCAAATTGCAGGCATAGATTTAGATATTACGAAGCCCAAGCAAGCAGAACTAGCTTTGCGCGAGAGTGAACGCCGATATGCCACTCTTGCCCAAGCCGTGCCTGTGGGAATTTTCCGTACCGATGCCCAAGGAAGTTTTGTTTATGTTAACGAACGCTGGCGTGAAATTACCGGACTCTCCTTCCAAGATGCACTAGGAGAAGACTGGATACTAGCTTTACATCCAGATGACCAAGAGCGTGTTGCAAGTGGATGGTATCAATGGGTAAATACAGTTAGTTTGGATGCAACGTGTCTATTGCCATTTCAATCGGAATATCGGTTTCAACGTGATGATGGAGCCGTATTTTGGGTATTTGGACAGGCAGTGGCGGAAAGAGAAAATGGTTGTAAAATTACTGGCTTTGTTGGCACAATTACTGATATTACCGAGCGCAAGCAAGCAGAGGCAGGCTTGCTCAAAAGTGAAGAACGATTGCAGTTAGTAATTGATGCTATCAATGATGCAATTTGGGATTGGGATATTGTTTATAACAATTGCTTTTGCTCAAAACGGTTTTATCAATTCCTGGGTTTGCCACCAAAAGAAGAACAAAGGCATTTCTATGAGTTTTTCTATCAACTAGTACATCTCCAAGATCGAGAGCGATTTGCAGAACTGCTTTATCAACATCTGGAGCTCAACCAACCCTGTCAAATGGAAGTACGGTTGCGTCAGATTAATGGTAGCTACAACTGGTTCCTAATTAGAGGCAAGGCAATTCGGGATGCTAGGGGGCATCCGCTACGGATGTTAGGAGCGCTCAGTGATATTTCCGAACGTAAACGAGCCGAAGAGGAATTAAGACACCAAAATCAGCGATCGCAACTTTTAGCTGAAATCACCCTTAAAATTCGCCAATCTTTACGAACTGAGGAAATCCTTCAAACTACAGTTACAGAAATCCAAAAACTACTTAATTCTGATCGAGTATTAATTTTTCAATTGGGGCGTGATGGTTGGGGAACAGTTGTGCAAGAAGCTGTGGTACCTGATTGTAGCTCCATTTTGGCGCAAAAGCTTGTAGAGCAATGTTTTTACGAAGATTACCAAGAAGCTTATCGTCAAGGAAGAATTCATGTCGTCCCCAATATTGCCACAGCAAACCTTCATCCTTGTCATAGAGAATTTTTGGAGAATTTAAGTGTAAAAGCACACATAGTTGTACCAATTATTGTTAGAGATACACTTTGGGGCTTACTGATTGCTCAACAGTGTGTAGAGCCGAGAGATTGGAATAGATTTGAAATTGATTTATTGCAACAATTAGCAAACCAAATTGGAATTGCCTTATCTCAAGCACAACTGTTGGAACAAGAAGTGCGCCAACGAGAAGAATTGGCTCGCTCCAACACAGAATTAGAACAGTTTGCTTATGTAGCTTCCCACGATTTGCAAGAACCACTGCGGATGGTGACGAGTTATCTACAACTGCTGGAGAGAAAATACAAAAGCAAACTTGATTCCAAAGCAGATGAATTTATTGCTTATGCAGTAGATGGTGCAAGTCGGATGCAAATCCTGATTAATGACTTGTTACGCTTCTCTCGCATTAGTACCCGCGCCCAACCCTTTGAGACTATTAATTGCAATCTGATTTTAGAGCAAGCGATCGCTAACCTGAAAGTTGCCATTGCCGAAAGCGGTGCAATTATCACCCATACAGAAGCCTTGCCCCAAGTCATCGCCGATGCCACACAACTTACCCAGCTATTTCAAAACTTGATTAATAACGCCATCAAGTTCAAGAGCGAACTGACACCACAAATTGAAATTGGGGTAACTAGGGTAGAAGGCAGAGGGCAGGAGGTAGAAGATAGAGGGCAGGAGGCAGTTGCTATGAAACAAGTTTCATCACCAAAGATGAAAGAGGTTTTTTCTCCTACACCCCTAAACCCTTATACCCCTATACCCTCTCCCCCACTCCCCCACTCATCCTCTTCACTCCCAGAATGGCTCTTTTGGGTGCGCGATAATGGTATTGGGATTGAAGCTCAGTATCGCGATCGCATTTTTGTCATTTTTCAGCGTTTGCACGCTAGAGGCAAATATCCCGGTACCGGCATTGGCTTGGCAATTTGTAAGAAAATTGTCGAACGTCATGGTGGGCGCATCTGGGTAGAGTCAGAAGTAGGGCAAGGTGCCACCTTCTACTTCACAATTCCGGATAGGATAGGTACGACATCGTGA
- a CDS encoding response regulator encodes MNTPTDIMPIEVLLVEDNPGDVELTKIALEDSKISVNLSVVEDGVEAIAFLRKEDKYADVPHPDIVLLDLNLPKKDGREVLAEIKADETLKRIPVVVLTTSQAEEDVLKVYSLAANCYITKPVDFDQFVKIVQSIESFWFTIVKLPSE; translated from the coding sequence GTGAATACTCCAACAGACATCATGCCTATTGAGGTTTTGTTAGTAGAAGACAATCCTGGTGATGTAGAATTAACCAAAATAGCTCTAGAAGATAGCAAAATTTCTGTCAACTTGAGTGTGGTTGAGGATGGTGTAGAAGCGATCGCGTTTCTGCGCAAAGAAGATAAATATGCTGATGTACCCCACCCTGATATTGTCTTACTCGACTTAAATTTGCCCAAAAAAGATGGTAGAGAAGTACTAGCAGAAATCAAGGCAGATGAAACTCTCAAGCGAATACCTGTAGTAGTTTTAACAACTTCTCAGGCTGAAGAAGATGTTTTAAAAGTCTACAGCCTCGCAGCTAACTGCTACATCACCAAGCCTGTAGACTTCGACCAATTCGTTAAAATCGTACAATCCATAGAAAGCTTTTGGTTTACTATTGTCAAACTGCCATCGGAGTGA